A single Oncorhynchus tshawytscha isolate Ot180627B linkage group LG01, Otsh_v2.0, whole genome shotgun sequence DNA region contains:
- the LOC112258062 gene encoding voltage-dependent anion-selective channel protein 2: MAVPPSYGDLGKSAKDIFNKGYGFGLVKLDVKTKSSSGVEFKTSGSSNTDTSKVNGNLETKYKWGEYGLTFTEKWTTDNTLGTEITVEDQITKGLKLTFDTQFSPNSGKKSGKVKTAYKREYVNLGVDVDFDFAGPAIHGAAVAGYEGWLAGYQMTFDTAKSKMTQSNFAVGYKTGDFQLHTNVNDGTEFGGSIYQKVNDQLETAVNLAWTAGSNSTRFGIAAKYQLDSSTSISAKVNNASLVGVGYTQTLRPGMKLVLSALVDGKSINSGGHKLGLGLELEA, encoded by the exons GTTTTGGATTGGTGAAACTTGATGTCAAGACCAAGTCTTCAAGTGGAGTG GAATTCAAAACCTCTGGCTCCTCCAACACTGACACCAGCAAAGTCAACGGGAACTTGGAGACCAAGTACAAATGGGGTGAATACGGCCTGACTTTTACAGAGAAGTGGACCACAGACAATACTCTGGGGACTGAGATCACTGTTGAAGACCAG ATCACCAAAGGACTGAAACTTACATTCGACACCCAATTCTCACCAAATTCTGG CAAGAAGAGTGGGAAGGTGAAGACTGCCTATAAGCGTGAATACGTCAACCTGGGTGTGGACGTAGACTTTGACTTTGCCGGCCCGGCCATCCATGGGGCAGCGGTGGCCGGATACgagggatggctggctggctatcAGATGACCTTCGACACGGCCAAGTCCAAAATGACCCAGAGCAACTTCGCTGTTGGCTATAAGACAGGAGATTTCCAGCTGCACACCAATGT TAATGATGGAACAGAGTTTGGAGGGTCCATCTACCAGAAAGTGAATGACCAACTGGAGACTGCTGTGAACCTAGCCTGGACAGCAGGCAGCAACAGCACCCGCTTTGGCATCGCTGCCAAGTACCAGCTGGACTCCAGTACCTCCATATCT GCTAAAGTTAACAATGCCAGCTTGGTGGGAGTTGGCTATACCCAGACACTGCGGCCAG GTATGAAACTCGTCCTGTCTGCACTGGTTGATGGAAAAAGCATCAACTCCGGTGGCCACaaactgggactgggactggagctgGAAGCATAA